From the Babylonia areolata isolate BAREFJ2019XMU chromosome 33, ASM4173473v1, whole genome shotgun sequence genome, one window contains:
- the LOC143276873 gene encoding uncharacterized protein LOC143276873, whose amino-acid sequence MIALGDVVTRLRAGGSGSVGVSGGASGLPRAPRVDEPQPSGGRDGEHSKDRGAWCGSFQFGELHSPTKMERLRAYWIGQHSAAAQRNSGFPVSYPPTSQPQYHHPYRHQQHRSGAIGAADLMQEDRKSDVAADRSFSHRMNDQYRDSPQDPDLPHSEGEDEVGGVEEEKTGFPGISMYQERQEMIDFIQQYAHRYNGCSPRLSADPSQPGPSQPGPSQPLTYPRDPHPRYPGHPQDSRYPQDFHQRYPEDDPRGGRSPRFPGGDGVLQQDRRPHEQDAEQAMSSTYGASAQESYEAQRRRFFQYCLENSGNPAAGRYPVEYPLRSIPPPPHPASAEASLGQDMNPRRPHRHSDRDGSADDSAQRMEMAVEGPMSRSQDDSAMGSSERGARRADGSDASISSPSRPDPLPRRDMGEGYRERDRMPSTSSGHPGSSSSSSSSSSREQGTAFSPPPPFPASTAPSSTSPSSSHQSRDGESSGAFPPFPALLPGGAQVKQEPSSYLSPHTSPTKAREDVVPVPGPSTSGGSSTLTKIPLDPFSFPPHRGGGFPGGDFAPFMDMAAGPSTSAGGTMGVAPPPPPPQGLPVLPGPVAGREARPQNASLYFCHLCSYSGETKSEFDEHMTIHFEFNCQFCDYTSRTEGRLKRHIKDFHSADSQTRTVPGRPKVFKCKQCCFQSTDKYEFWRHARVHIKEDKMLECPKCPFVTEYKHHLEYHLRNHFGHKPYKCGKCNYSCVNKSMLNSHMKSHTNVYQYRCANCTYATKYCHSLKMHLKKYRHKPATVLNSDGSLPQGIDAEISGLSLMAKRGPPRGPRGQPKNTDEGAGGFIPGFFPIPPSPQAGGPGPSSLSQPPPPNYNSLLNGGMLGGHYWAPPPPPLLPMSRALMPPGMEGFQGSSTGEPRPGCSGWLKCKRCCFGTESLEELREHEAAVHGENHDMQTDPPPSEFSEEQAHGMQSRRMSAPPASHHSPPDLMADPCPRRNTFPTGTSPFKSRSEMMNRFNPGMWGRRLPAEPAFHETDSMFMAAGGSRDGEVPEDPSRSQEGGDILRQMTLKFGGGTSSAMSHMSVPAAAVSLAASIAAQATQEAAHEAEMGALDLSNKISSSLSLEDASSSSPPTSSQQDPSQPSTSDGKKRSLNDDTAQSVDEIFNVEDIQPRKRSRKGKAYKLDTIYLRRLEQHQQQEEQQRRAALSPAEGDSREQHHSPEGAPADSPPEAVAHAPAPDVEQSGETNQVVQPQSATDPMNQSMADPLNHSVAGSEDDAECFRQLQENIQLLNNDIPEENVQEPPTNIQELGTDAPEENAQKPPTNIQMPNHDIPEENAQELSANIQLLNNDIPEANARKASTSQSSDPETSDSATEEAGSSGQGQGSPPPLIQADSSEETQSDTEKEKEMMLKAIIKGRSEAAPPSVRRGAELALKLLKDPSSGLDPQLRNHPALSEVTSPQPSLATSAEPCPVPMTSGRMSSAMSSSSSGSTFPPRPMIPPALLATAATSAATQSLHLPHMPPHSLHGAMGLPRGMHSGRDAMSMMDRALGARRTSPESAYPERHSTYAQTQSAGFPPSQGPRMGMYNPAPAPVNNVHPFECPFCDLAFKDHRMYTIHMSMHTDLANPFQCRECGQQCQDRFEFTTHMISHPHREK is encoded by the exons ATGATTGCGTTGGGAGATGTGGTGACCAGGTTACGCGCAGGGGGGTCCGGGTCAGTGGGGGTCAGTGGAGGAGCCTCTGGACTGCCCAGGGCTCCACGCGTCGATGAACCACAGCCTTCGGGAGGGAGGGATGGCGAACACTCAAA GGATCGTGGGGCGTGGTGTGGATCCTTCCAGTTCGGCGAGCTCCATTCCCCAACAAAGATGGAGAGGCTGAGGGCCTACTGGATCGGCCAGCACTCCGCAG CCGCACAGAGAAATTCCGGGTTCCCTGTCTCCTACCCGCCCACCTCGCAGCCCCAGTACCACCACCCCTACCGGCATCAGCAGCATCGCTCTGGAGCCATTGGGGCCGCGGACCTGATGCAAGAGGACCGGAAATCTGATGTGGCTGCTGACAG GTCCTTCAGCCACAGGATGAATGACCAGTACAGAGACTCTCCCCAGGACCCGGACCTGCCCCACTCTGAGGGAGAGGATGAAGTGGGGggagtagaggaggagaagacagggtTCCCAGGCATCAGCATGTACCAGGAGCGGCAGGAAATGATTGATTTCATCCAGCAGTACGCTCACCGATACAACGGCTGCAGCCCCAGGCTTTCGGCAGACCCTTCACAGCCTGGCCCTTCACAGCCTGGCCCTTCACAGCCACTCACATACCCGCGAGATCCTCACCCGAGGTACCCGGGACACCCTCAAGACTCCAGGTACCCCCAAGACTTTCATCAGAGATACCCTGAGGACGATCCTCGTGGAGGGAGAAGTCCCAGGTTCCCTGGAGGAGACGGGGTGCTGCAGCAGGACCGACGACCGCACGAGCAGGATGCCGAGCAAGCAATGTCTTCCACGTACGGTGCCTCCGCCCAGGAGTCCTACGAGGCTCAGAGGAGGAGGTTCTTCCAGTACTGCCTGGAGAACAGCGGCAACCCGGCGGCAGGCCGCTACCCCGTGGAGTACCCTCTGAGGagcatcccccctccaccacaccctgcATCGGCGGAGGCCTCCCTAGGCCAGGACATGAACCCTCGGAGACCCCACCGACACTCAGACAGAGATGGCTCTGCCGACGACTCTGCCCAGAGGATGGAGATGGCCGTGGAAGGTCCCATGTCACGGTCCCAGGATGACTCCGCCATGGGCAGCTCGGAAAGGGGAGCCCGGCGTGCGGACGGCAGTGACGCCTCGATCAGCTCTCCCTCCCGCCCCGACCCCCTTCCCCGCCGGGACATGggggaggggtacagagagagagaccgcatGCCTTCCACGTCGTCCGGCCATCctggctcatcatcatcatcgtcgtcatcgtcatctcgGGAGCAAGGCACcgccttctctcctccccctcccttccccgcttccaccgccccctcctctacctccccctcctcctcccatcagAGCAGAGATGGCGAATCATCGGGAGCGTTCCCCCCATTCCCAGCGCTCCTTCCCGGGGGTGCCCAGGTGAAGCAGGAGCCCTCCAGCTacctgtccccacacacctccccgacCAAGGCCCGGGAGGACGTGGTTCCTGTGCCCGGACCCTCCACGTCAGGGGGGTCCTCCACGCTGACCAAGATCCCCCTGGACCCCTTCAGCTTCCCTCCGCACCGGGGCGGGGGGTTCCCGGGAGGGGACTTCGCTCCCTTCATGGACATGGCGGCCGGGCCGTCGACGTCGGCTGGGGGGACCATGGGGGTGGcccctccgcctcctccgccCCAAGGGCTGCCCGTGCTGCCGGGGCCTGTGGCGGGTCGGGAAGCAAGGCCTCAGAACGCCTCGCTCTACTTCTGTCACCTGTGCAGCTACTCAG GTGAAACCAAGAGTGAGTTTGACGAACACATGACCATCCACTTTGAGTTCAACTGTCAGTTCTGTGACTACACGTCCCGCACGGAGGGCCGCCTCAAGAGGCACATCAAGGACTTCCACTCGGCCGACAGTCAGACCCGCACCGTGCCGGGAAGGCCCAAGGTCTTCAAGTGCAAACAGTGCTGCTTCCAGTCCACGGACAAa TATGAGTTCTGGcgtcacgcgcgcgtgcacatcaAGGAGGACAAGATGCTGGAGTGCCCCAAGTGCCCCTTCGTCACGGAGTACAAGCACCACCTCGAGTACCACCTCCGCAACCACTTCGGCCACAAGCCCTACAAATGCGGCAAGTGCAACTACTCGTGCGTCAACAAGTCCATGCTCAACTCGCACATGAAGTCCCACACCAACGTCTACCAGTACCGCTGCGCCAACTGCACCTACGCCACTAAGTACTGCCACAGCCTCAAGATGCACCTGAAGAAGTACCGGCACAAGCCTGCCACCGTCCTCAACAGCGACGGCAGTCTCCCGCAGGGCATCGATGCCGAGATCTCGGGCCTCAGCCTGATGGCCAAGCGAGGCCCCCCGCGAGGACCAAGAGGCCAACCCAAGAACACGGACGAGGGGGCCGGCGGCTTCATACCCGgcttcttccccatccccccatccccccaggcCGGGGGCCCCGGCCCCTCGTCCCTttcccagcccccgccccccaactacAACAGCTTGCTGAACGGCGGGATGCTGGGTGGTCACTACtgggcccctcccccaccccccctcctccccatgtcCAGAGCCCTGATGCCGCCTGGCATGGAAGGGTTCCAGGGCTCCTCCACGGGGGAGCCCCGCCCAGGGTGCTCGGGATGGCTGAAGTGCAAGAGGTGCTGCTTCGGGACGGAGTCTCTGGAAGAGCTGAGGGAGCACGAGGCTGCCGTGCACGGGGAGAACCACGACATGCAGACGGACCCGCCGCCCTCAGAGTTCTCGGAGGAGCAGGCCCACGGGATGCAGTCACGACGCATGTCGGCCCCTCCCgcctcccaccactcccccccagaTCTGATGGCCGACCCGTGCCCCAGAAGGAACACCTTCCCCACCGGCACATCGCCCTTCAAGTCCCGGTCTGAAATGATGAACCGCTTCAATCCCGGCATGTGGGGCAGGAGGCTGCCGGCAGAACCCGCCTTCCACGAGACGGACAGCATGTTCATGGCGGCGGGCGGCAGCAGAGACGGCGAGGTTCCGGAAGATCCCAGCAGGTCCCAGGAGGGCGGGGACATCCTGCGGCAGATGACCCTCAAGTTCGGGGGGGGCACGTCCTCAGCGATGTCGCACATGTCGGTCCCCGCCGCCGCCGTGTCTTTAGCCGCCAGTATAGCCGCTCAGGCCACGCAGGAAGCGGCCCATGAGGCTGAGATGGGGGCCCTGGACCTCAGCAACAAGatctcctcctccctgtccttggaggacgcctcttcctcctccccgcccACCTCCTCCCAGCAGGACCCTTCCCAGCCCTCTACATCGGACGGCAAGAAGAGATCCCTCAACGACGACACTGCCCAGTCTGTGGACGAGATTTTCAACGTAGAGGACATACAGCCCCGCAAGCGGTCGCGCAAAGGCAAGGCCTACAAACTGGACACCATCTACCTCCGACGTCTggagcagcaccagcagcaggaggagcagcagcGGCGGGCGGCCTTGTCCCCGGCAGAAGGCGACAGCAGGGAACAGCACCACAGCCCTGAGGGAGCTCCAGCAGACAGCCCACCAGAGGCTGTAGCACACGCTCCGGCACCAGATGTGGAGCAGTCAGGGGAGACAAACCAGGTGGTACAGCCCCAGAGTGCCACAGACCCGATGAATCAGAGCATGGCGGACCCGCTTAATCACAGCGTAGCAGGATCTGAAGATGACGCAGAATGTTTCCGTCAGCTCCAGGAAAATATCCAACTGCTCAACAATGACATTCCAGAAGAAAACGTACAGGAACCGCCTACAAATATCCAAGAGCTAGGCACTGATGCTCCAGAGGAAAATGCACAGAAACCGCCAACAAATATCCAAATGCCAAACCATGACATTCCAGAGGAAAATGCTCAGGAACTGTCTGCAAATATCCAACTGCTAAACAATGACATTCCGGAGGCAAACGCACGGAAGGCATCGACATCCCAGTCCTCAGATCCCGAGACGTCGGATTCTGCCACGGAGGAGGCAGGGTCCAGCGGCCAGGGCCAGGGATCACCCCCGCCCCTCATCCAGGCCGACAGCTCAGaggagacacagtcagacaccgagaaagagaaagagatgatgcTGAAGGCCATCATCAAAGGCCGCAGCGAAGCCGCCCCGCCCTCTGTCCGACGTGGTGCTGAACTGGCCCTGAAGCTTCTGAAGGACCCCAGCTCTGGCCTGGATCCTCAGCTCAGGAACCACCCTGCCCTCAGCGAGGTCACCAGCCCTCAGCCAAGCCTCGCCACTTCAGCAGAGCCTTGCCCAGTCCCGATGACGAGTGGCAGAATGAGCAGTGCcatgtcttcgtcttcgtctggCTCTACATTCCCCCCGCGCCCCATGATTCCACCGGCTCTGCTGGCCACTGCCGCCACATCAGCTGCCACCCAAAGCCTGCACTTGCCTCACATGCCTCCCCACAGCCTGCACGGCGCCATGGGTTTGCCCAGAGGCATGCACTCAGGACGAGACGCCATGAGTATGATGGACAGGGCTCTCGGCGCCAGAAGAACGTCGCCAGAGTCGGCCTATCCAGAGAGACATTCCACGTACGCCCAGACCCAGTCCGCGGGCTTCCCGCCCTCCCAGGGCCCCAGAATGGGGATGTACAACCCCGCGCCGGCCCCCGTCAACAATGTGCATCCCTTCGAGTGCCCCTTCTGCGACCTGGCCTTTAAGGATCACAGGATGTACACCATCCACATGTCGATGCACACCGACCTCGCCAACCCCTTCCAGTGCCGGGAATGCGGCCAGCAGTGTCAGGACCGGTTTGAGTTCACCACGCATATGATCAGCCACCCCCACAGAGAGAAATAa
- the LOC143276874 gene encoding uncharacterized protein LOC143276874, which yields MVHKQSDAVSPKVADVLYHPVMPQEDHHHQPGDSFRQQGPDDSHPHSHNSPPSQGYQPPRRSRENPLSSFQSPLDYQEQGLPARARQEHLHQQHELEQQFQHLMTTRSSQSSSESSFSGSRQQQREQASSPPSPSNAGSTSPGYQPQEEAPRGQDPDQEQPLDLPRASTPVDEPQPSGGEERPGNTQRSSSSSHLQQSQAEDPHDPTAQDTQRAPRDGGVPLESPNKPESSSGSSPDRGHRAERGPGQEGEVARVQDTREGCPRRVRWSLPVEWGSSRS from the coding sequence AAGTGATGCAGTGTCTCCCAAAGTGGCGGACGTCCTGTACCATCCAGTAATGCCTCaggaagaccaccaccaccagcccggCGACAGCTTTCGCCAGCAGGGCCCCGatgactcccacccccactcccacaacaGCCCCCCCAGCCAGGGCTACCAGCCCCCGCGCCGCTCCCGTGAGAACCCCTTGTCGTCCTTCCAGAGTCCACTGGACTACCAGGAGCAGGGCCTCCCCGCCAGGGCCAGACAGGAGCACCTGCACCAGCAGCACGAGCTGGAGCAGCAGTTCCAGCACCTGATGACCACACGAAGCAGCCAGTCTTCGTCAGAGTCCAGCTTCTCCGGAAGTCGTCAGCAGCAGCGTGAACAGGCTTCGTCTCCACCGTCTCCATCGAACGCCGGAAGTACGTCACCAGGTTACCAGCCCCAGGAGGAGGCCCCCAGAGGGCAGGATCCAGACCAGGAGCAGCCTCTGGACCTGCCCAGGGCCTCCACGCCCGTCGATGAACCACAGCCTtcgggaggagaggagaggcctGGAAACACTCAAAGATCGTcgtcctcctcccacctccaacaGTCCCAGGCTGAAGACCCTCACGACCCAACCGCCCAGGACACCCAGCGTGCGCCTCGGGACGGAGGCGTGCCTCTGGAGTCGCCCAACAAGCCAGAGAGCTCGTCGGGGTCTTCCCCTGACAGGGGACACAGGGCGGAGCGTGGGCCAGGCCAGGAGGGAGAAGTGGCCCGAGTCCAGGATACCAGGGAGGGCTGTCCCCGCAGGGTCAGATGGAGCCTGCCGGTGGAGTGGGGCAGTTCCAGGTCCTGA